A single region of the Malaclemys terrapin pileata isolate rMalTer1 chromosome 2, rMalTer1.hap1, whole genome shotgun sequence genome encodes:
- the LOC128832092 gene encoding golgin subfamily A member 6-like protein 22, which produces MNPRTVHSEMQDLAKLNQGFINSEDRRFLRESVASMENSMSPTSSHTAAGEMIRESDKLLKEAENKENDLKIDAEEVIEPEQDDHQEMVDQNLQQPNAAISDCNRAIELNPNLAQPYKVRGKALQLLGLLEEAACDLALACKLGYDEDASNVVKEVQVRTQKNSEHKTKNEQKCKHRKTLERVKRALAKERADKTVSWDQEKAQREKDEEESSEESELEIDNEGVIEPDEDEPQEMGDENLKVTDEMMKQAIEKKREAFDAMDKGELQRAVDLFTDAIKLNPRLTILYANRASVYVQLQKPNAAIRDCDRAININPDSAQPYKWRGKALQLLGYWQEAAKDLSLACQLDYDEETNAMLNEVQPRAQKITHHWRKYEQKCKDDEFKEMVERIKKVLEEQESAQKALEEQEIDEKAALEEQEKSMKEPETTEQIVLKEQENNQQEPMEEQERAQKKALKEQESVQQIDLEEQLIALQTELEEQLKTQQMELEEEDRALQKLLEEQERTQKKVLEKQERTQMKALEELERAQHLALKELERAQKKVLEEQEKTQKAALEEQERAQKKSQKEKERAEKALEELARAHKMALKELEIAQKKGLEEHERAQQKALAEQKKAHMAMEELEKAHKKQERAQKAALEEQRRAQKALEVLEREQRKVMEEQKRTQNKAIEEQEKAQKAQEELARVQQQTLEEKERAQKKTREEQERAQKALEELVRAQKEALDEQERAQKKATEEQKRAKKALEELERAQKKAFEELERAQKKALEEQERARKKALEEQERAQKGLEELEKAQKKALEEQERARKKALKEQERAQKEVLQEQEKAQKKALEEQEKAQKKALEEQEKAQKKALEEQKRAQKALEKLERAQKKSLEELQRVQKGVLEEQEKAQKKALEEQKRAQKALEKLERAQKNSLEELERVQKGVLDEPEKAQKAALEEHEKAQKKVPEEQEEAQKEAPEEHEGTHKMFCEDLERAQKKDLEEWEKAHEKVCVEQERDQEKDIEEQETATEEQLRAQKGPEHATSSLRPLAKSIWDYFESG; this is translated from the exons ATGAATCCTAGGACAGTTCACAGTGAGATGCAGGACTTGGCAAAATTGAATCAGGGCTTTATAAATTCTGAAGATCGCCGCTTCCTTCGGGAATCAGTAGCGAGTATGGAAAATTCCATGTCTCCCACTTCAAGCCATACAGCTGCAGGTGAGATGATCAGGGAGTCAGATAAGCTCCTGAAAGAGGCTGAGAACAAAGAGAATGATTTGAAAATTGATGCAGAGGAGGTGATTGAACCAGAACAAGATGATCACCAAGAGATGGTAGACCAAAACTTGCAGC AACCAAACGCTGCCATTAGTGACTGTAACAGAGCCATAGAGCTCAACCCTAACTTAGCACAGCCCTACAAGGTGCGAGGAAAAGCACTCCAGCTCCTGGGGCTCTTGGAAGAAGCAGCTTGTGACCTGGCCTTGGCTTGCAAACTGGGTTATGATGAAGATGCCAGTAATGTGGTCAAGGAAGTGCAGGTGAGAACCCAGAAGAACTCTGAACACAAAACAAAGAATGAGCAAAAATGTAAGCACAGGAAGACACTGGAGAGAGTGAAAAGGGCTCTGGCAAAAGAAAGAGCTGATAAGACAGTCTCCTGGGATCAGGAAAAAGCTCAGAGGGAGAAGGA TGAGGAAGAGTCCAGTGAGGAGAGTGAGTTGGAGATCGATAACGAAGGGGTGATTGAACCCGATGAGGATGAGCCCCAAGAGATGGGCGATGAGAATCTGAAGGTAACAGACGAAATGATGAAGCAGGCCATTGAAAAGAAGAGGGAGGCTTTTGATGCAATGGATAAAGGAGAACTTCAGAGAGCTGTTGATTTGTTCACAGATGCCATCAAACTGAACCCACGGCTTACGATTTTATATGCCAACCGAGCCAGTGTCTATGTGCAGTTGCAGAAGCCAAATGCTGCCATTAGAGACTGTGACAGAGCCATAAATATCAACCCTGATTCCGCACAGCCCTACAAGTGGCGAGGGAAAGCGCTCCAACTCCTGGGTTACTGGCAGGAGGCTGCCAAGGACCTGTCCTTGGCCTGTCAGCTGGATTATGATGAAGAGACCAATGCCATGCTAAATGAGGTACAGCCAAGGGCCCAGAAAATCACCCACCACTGGAGGAAGTATGAGCAAAAGTGCAAGGATGATGAATTTAAGGAGATGGTAGAGAGGATAAAGAAAGTCTTGGAGGAGCAGGAGAGTGCTCAGAAAGCCCTGGAAGAACAGGAGATAGATGAGAAAGCAGCCCTGGAGGAACAGGAGAAATCCATGAAGGAACCTGAGACAACTGAGCAGATAGTGCTGAAAGAACAGGAGAACAATCAACAGGAGCCAATGGAGGAACAAGAGAGAGCTCAGAAGAAGGCATTGAAAGAACAAGAGTCAGTTCAGCAGATCGATCTGGAGGAACAGTTGATAGCTTTGCAGACTGAGCTGGAAGAACAGTTGAAAACTCAGCAGATGGAGCTGGAGGAAGAGGATAGAGCTCTGCAGAAGTTGCTGGAGGAACAGGAGAGGACCCAGAAGAAGGTGCTGGAAAAACAGGAGAGAACCCAGATGAAGGCTCTGGAAGAACTGGAAAGAGCTCAACACCTGGCTCTGAAGGAACTGGAAAGAGCTCAGAAGAAGGTCTTAGAGGAACAGGAAAAAACTCAGAAGGCAGCCCTGGAAGAACAGGAGAGAGCTCAGAAGAAATCccagaaggaaaaggagagggcTGAGAAAGCCCTGGAGGAACTGGCAAGAGCTCATAAAATGGCCCTGAAGGAACTGGAGATTGCTCAGAAAAAAGGCCTGGAGGAAcatgaaagagcccagcagaaggCCTTGGCAGAACAAAAGAAAGCTCATATGGCTATGGAAGAACTGGAGAAAGCTCATAAGAAGCAAGAGAGAGCGCAGAAGGCTGCCCTAGAGGAGCAGAGGAGAGCTCAGAAGGCCCTAGAGGTACTGGAAAGAGAACAGAGAAAGGTCATGGAGGAGCAGAAGAGAACTCAAAATAAGGCGATAGAGGAACAGGAAAAAGCCCAGAAAGCCCAGGAGGAACTGGCAAGAGTTCAGCAGCAGACTctagaggaaaaagagagagctCAGAAGAAGACCAGAGAGGAACAGGAGAGAGCCCAGAAAGCCCTGGAAGAACTGGTGAGAGCTCAGAAAGAGGCCCTAGATGAACAAGAGAGAGCTCAGAAGAAGGCTACAGAGGAACAGAAGAGGGCTAAAAAGGCCTTGGAGGAACTGGAGAGAGCTCAGAAAAAAGCCTTTGAGGAACTGGAGAGAGCTCAGAAAAAGGCCTTGGAGGAACAAGAGAGAGCTCGAAAGAAAGCCCTGGAGGAACAGGAGAGGGCTCAAAAAGGCCTGGAGGAACTGGAGAAAGCTCAGAAAAAGGCCTTGGAGGAACAAGAGAGAGCTCGAAAGAAAGCCCTGAAGGAACAGGAGAGGGCTCAAAAAG AGGTACTGCAGGAACAAGAGAAAGCTCAGAAGAAAGCCCTGGAGGAACAAGAAAAAGCTCAGAAGAAAGCCCTGGAGGAACAAGAGAAAGCTCAGAAGAAAGCTCTGGAGGAACAGAAGAGGGCTCAGAAAGctctggagaaactggagagagCTCAGAAAAAATCCCTAGAGGAGCTGCAAAGAGTTCAGAAAGGGGTCCTGGAGGAACAAGAGAAAGCTCAGAAGAAAGCCCTGGAGGAACAGAAGAGGGCTCAGAAAGctctggagaaactggagagagCTCAGAAAAACTCCCTAGAGgagctggagagagttcagaaagGGGTCTTGGATGAGCCAGAAAAAGCTCAGAAGGCGGCCCTGGAGGAACATGAGAAAGCTCAGAAAAAGGTTCCAGAGGAACAGGAGGAAGCTCAGAAAGAGGCCCCAGAAGAACATGAAGGAACTCATAAAATGTTTTGTGAAGACCTAGAAAGAGCACAGAAAAAAGACTTAGAGGAATGGGAGAAAGCTCATGAAAAGGTCTGTGTAGAACAGGAAAGAGATCAGGAGAAAGACATAGAGGAACAGGAAACAGCCACGGAGGAACAACTGAGAGCTCAAAAAGGGCCAGAGCATGCAACAAGTTCATTAAGACCGCTCGCAAAATCTATTTGGGACTATTTTGAATCAGGCTAG